The genomic window AGTGCTGGTATTCTTCGCGAAGACATTACCAATTCTAATCTTACTTAAATAATTACATAAACTCTATCAAGAATAAGGTAACAGGATATGGTTTTTGCTTCTAGATGCGTTTTTGCGAAATAGCAATAATATTTACAATAAGTGAAAAAACTATGTCTAGAGAATCTTAAACATTTGTTTCTTGTCGAGTTATTATTTTTGTTGTTAATTATATTAATATTTTGTAAAATGTAAATTAGGTGGTAATGTCAAAATCAAGAAGATTTATTTAAAGAAAGGAGCTTGAAAAAATGAGAGAAGTTGTAGTTGTTAGTGCTGGTAGAACAGCGATTGGAGCGTATGGAGGAAGTCTTAAAGGATTTAAGGCAGTTGATTTAGGTGCTATGGCTATCAAAGAAGCAGTATCAAGAGCAGGCATTAGCCCAGAGCAAGTAGAGTACGTTTATATGGGACAAGTTGTGCCGGCTGGTTGTGGTCAAGTACCTGGCAGACAAGCATCTCTAAAAGCTGGTATCCCTCAAGAAGTTCCCGCAGTTACTGTAAACAAAGTTTGTTCATCCGGAATCAAAACAATAGACATGGCATATCAAGCAGTACAAGCAGGAAGAGTTGATATTGCTGTAGCTGGTGGTATGGAAAGTATGACTAATGTACCTTTTGCATTACCTGATATGAGATGGGGAGCAAGAATGGGTACTCCAAGTAAAAAGGCATTAGATTTAATGGTATGGGATGGACTATGGTGTGCAACTCATAACAAGCATATGGCAGTATTAGGCTCAGATACCTGTAAAGAATTTGGTATTCCTCGTGAAGATCAGGATAAATGGGCGACTCGCAGTCAAAACAAAGCTGAAGAAGGAATAGATGCAGGCAGATTAAAAGATGAAATTTTCCCAGTAGAAATTAAAGGTAGAAAAGGTGCGGTAAACGTATTTGATACAGATGAGCAAATACGCAGAGGTTGCACATATGAAGCATTAGCAAAATTACCTCCAGTTTTTGATCCAGAAGGAACTGTTACAGCAGGTAATGCACCAAGCATCAATGATGGAGCAGCTGCAGTAGTAGTTATGTCAAAAGAAAAAGCTGAAGAACTAGGGATTAAGCCATTATGGTCAATTCTTGGCTATGCTGAAGTATCTCAAGAACCTAAATATATAGCTACTGTTCCAGGACTATCCATCAAGAAAGTATTAGAGCAAACAGGATATAGTCTAGACCAAATGGATCTCATTGAAATTAATGAAGCATTTGCTGCAGTAGCATTAGTAAGTGGTAAAGGTATACTAGGTATGAGCTATGAGCAAATGGATGAAAAAGTAAATGTTAATGGTGGAGCTGTAGCATACGGCCATCCA from Candidatus Syntrophocurvum alkaliphilum includes these protein-coding regions:
- a CDS encoding acetyl-CoA C-acetyltransferase — encoded protein: MREVVVVSAGRTAIGAYGGSLKGFKAVDLGAMAIKEAVSRAGISPEQVEYVYMGQVVPAGCGQVPGRQASLKAGIPQEVPAVTVNKVCSSGIKTIDMAYQAVQAGRVDIAVAGGMESMTNVPFALPDMRWGARMGTPSKKALDLMVWDGLWCATHNKHMAVLGSDTCKEFGIPREDQDKWATRSQNKAEEGIDAGRLKDEIFPVEIKGRKGAVNVFDTDEQIRRGCTYEALAKLPPVFDPEGTVTAGNAPSINDGAAAVVVMSKEKAEELGIKPLWSILGYAEVSQEPKYIATVPGLSIKKVLEQTGYSLDQMDLIEINEAFAAVALVSGKGILGMSYEQMDEKVNVNGGAVAYGHPIGASGARIAMTLAYELKRRGGGIGVTGICSGQAQGDAMLIKVEA